The window CACGATCACAAGGTGGAAATTGCCACGGGCCGCGTGCAGATTCTGGACATGCCCGCGGACCAGGCTGCGAAGGTGGCGGAAGTCGCGGCAGGGACGGACGGCGTGATCTATCATCTCTGGCAGCATGGGCAGGAATTCCCGGATGGGACGGTGACCTTCCCGCAATCGCTCGGCCATAAGTTCCCTGGGCACTCTGACAAGTAGACCGCATGAAACCGGCCGGTCCGTTCCACGAAGGAACGGGCCGGCCCGTGTCTCAATCACGCAGAGAGCAACGAGTTCAGGAGGCTGGCGCATGCGTCTGCCACGGGTGTATTGGAACGCGGTTGCGGTGCTGTTCTTGGCGGCCGGCCAGTGGAACGCACCGGTGTTCGGCGCCGACGAAGCCGTGCTGCGGCCTCGTGTGCCGGCCGATAAGATTGAAGAAGCGCGGACCTGGACGAATCCCTTTCCGGCCACCGAGGAGCATGTCGAGCAGGGCAAGACCTTGTTCCAGGGGAAGGCCTTTTGCGTGACCTGCCATGGGCGCGATGGAAAAGGGCTGGGAGATATCGAGGGGCTGCGCGGCAAGCTCCCGCGCAATTTCACCGACAAGGTGTGGCAAGCGGCCCGAACCGATGGGGAGTTGTTCTGGATTCTCAAGAACGGGAGCCCCGGGACGGATATGGCGTCGTTTGTCCCGCTGATCCTCACCGAAGAAGAAGCCTGGCACGTCTTGCTCTACGTGCGGTCGTTTAGCCGTCCATAAGGCATGCGACAATCGGCGCGGCCATGGGCCGCCATCGCGCTGGCAGCCGTTCTCGGGTTCCCGTCCATTCCCGCCTGCGCCGAGTCCGATTGGTCGGCCATCGCCGGGAGCCGGATGACCTACACCGACGACGTCTTCCAGTTCTCTGCCTCACGCCGCCAAAAGTTCAGCGAAGATCCGAGTCAGCCGACCGTCGTTCCCACGGAAAAGAAAGCGGACGTCGTCTGGGACCCTTCGCTGGAAGTCGTTCGGACGTCGGCGAACGCCCTCGGCATCAATCAGATTTCCGCCAAAGCGCACGGCTTTATCTATACGGACAACCCTGTTTTCAACCATGCCGACTACCGGCTTCAGATGAAGCAAGGGCTCTCGCCTGACACGACGGTCCTGGTTCGCTACCGCTATGTGCCGAATATGTTTCTGGGGCCAAACTTCGAGCGGAGAACCGGCACGCGATCGATCCAGGACGAACGGGTGACGTCGCATACCGGGCGGATCGAATGGGAGCAGAAGCTCGGCGCCCGGTGGGTGGTCAGCCTGATCGGGCGCGGCGGGCTTCGGCTCTATAACGAGGCGTTTGCCGAGCGGGATACGCAATTCTGGGCGGCCGGTCCCCATATCTCCTATGTGCTGTTCGACCGGGTGACGGCGTCGCTGGGGTATCTCTTTGAGCGCGGGTATGCGGACGGGGCCGGGGATCTCCGCTTCAATGACGATGTGTCCTATCGGCAGCATGTCGCATCGGCTGGTGTCGATGCCGGTCTGACGGAGCATCTGTCTCTCCATCTCCTCTATCTCTATCGCCGGAAAGATTTCACCAGCGAGTTGGCCGGCGACACCCACCTCAATCGGCACGACGATACGCATCAGGGCGCAGCGGAGCTTCAATACCGTATGACCTCGGCGGCGCTGCTGACGGTGGGCGTGCAGCGCACCCAGCGTGTCTCCACGAGCGAGACGCGGAGTTTCCAGGATATGCAGGTGTCGATCGGCGGACAGTACCGATTCTAGCGGCGTGGCAGTGGGATGAGAGGCCCGGGGGATCTGCTACATGATTTCCTGCTCATAGGCGGTCGTGGCTTGCGGATATGCCAAATCTAGCATATCATGTGAGCCATGCGAGGGGCTCACATGAAGCCGGTGCATTTTGTCGGATCTTCGCGGGAGGATCTCCGGGATCTTCCCGACGAAGCCAGAGAGACGGCTGGGCATCAGCTCTTCAAGGTGCAACAGGGGAAAGAGCCGGATGATTGGAAGCCGATGCCAACGGTTGGGAGTGGCGTCAATGAGATCCGAGTACAGGATGAGAGTGGGGCCTATCGAGTGCTCTACCTGGCGAAGTTTGAAGAAGCCATTTATGTGCTGCATGTCTTCGAGAAACGATCTCAGAAGACCCCGAAAGGCGACATTCAGTTAGCCAAAGGGCGCTATGCTGATTTGTTGAAGTGGAGGAAGGAGCAAGGTTAATGACACGCGCAACCGTGACCAAAGGCAGCGGGAATGTGTTCAGGGATTTGGGGTTCTCCGAAGAAAAATCCGCCGAACTGATTTTGAAAAGCAGTCTGCTGCAAGCGCTGCAAGAAACGATAAAAGAGCGGGGGTGGAAGCAAGTCGAGGCAGCGGCGCAGTTGGGGATAGACCAAGCCAAGGTGTCAAAATTGTTGGCCGGGCAGATGGCGGGATTTTCCATTGAACGGCTGGTTCATTTTCTCTCGCTGCTGGGGCAGGATGTCGAAGTCACAGTCCGAAAGGCTTCACGAGGGCAGCGACGCGGGACCGTACGGATGAAGATTGCCAAGAAGTTAGAAAGGGTTGCTGGGTAATACGAGGAATTTTGCTCAATCAACAGTATTCGTCGCGCTCTCCTGTCCCTTTGCCGATCATGTTTGTTTGAAAGAAATATGGCGAAAACTTTCAAAGCGAGTTGGGCTTTGAAAGATCTTCTTCAGTATAGGTTCCAGGGGGAGAAGCAATCGGAAAGTCACAGGAAATATTTTCTGTGACCCTCTACAGGGTGTCTACACCGCTCGGTGTCGGGAAAGAGGGGAGTTGTAAGTGCTTGTTTTTGGTGGGCCGTGTAGGGGTCGAACCTACGGCCCGCTGATTAAGAGTGCTGCTTGTGGGGGTTGCTCAAGTCCTTGACGATTTGGGCAATCCCCGCTCTCCTCTAGGCGAATCGCAGCTTGTCCACTTGTCCCACCTTGTCCCTATTCATCGCACTTCAACCTGTTTTGTCGCTTCCGCTAACACTGGAATAACACCTCCCCCCGTCATCGGCACACACCCACCCATCAAGGGGCATGAGACTCATAAGCCTTGTGCGCCACGGGGACAAAAGGGACCGTATTGCCCCAACATCAAGGGCCAAGTATAATTTTAACCTCTTTGCTTTGGTTACAGAATGAAGAGGAATAAATGCGCGGATGGTGTGGCTTTGTAGGGGTAATAATCGTTGTAGCTTTTTCTGGATGCGGGATGGCTGCTATCAATGACGGCATTAAGCAATATCATCGAGCCTCCGTCAATGTGAGCTTGGGGGACTCGAAAGAGAAGGTGTTGTCCGTTTTGCTAGTCACCCAGGAAGGCCTTCCAGCAGCTCAGAGGAGGCCACCTGAATCGTTTCGTAAGGACGGTGTACAAACAGATATTTATTACTTCAGAACGGGACCGTGGGCAGGGAATCAGGTCACCGATGATATGTTCACGCCATATGTTTTTGTCGATGGCAAACTTACATCCATTGGCTGGACAGCTTTGGGTGGCCCCAAGACGGTTTATAGGCCACCCTCTCATCAAGAGACTGTGATTAACACTCCTTCTTCACCGACCACGACGACCTGTCAGCAGGGTCTAGCGGGAAGCGTGAACTGTTATTCATATTAACCGCACCCGTACTCAACCTTCTTGATTACATCATCCCCTGGCGGCTCCCTCCATTTTCTGAACCAAGACGCCCATTGAAGGTGTGTGCTGGTCGCAGACCGAGATTGTTGGACAAAGGAGCGGGTTTGGCAGCGTTGGCTTCACCATCGTGAAATGCTAGTCTATCGTGCAATAGTCTATACGGATGGGTTGGGGCTGGGGTATGCCAATCCACAAAAAGGAGTCAGTCAGAGAGTCCGTAGAAGACTGGTCTCCCCGTCGGTTCTACAATACTATGCGGAAGATCTTCCGAC is drawn from Nitrospira sp. and contains these coding sequences:
- a CDS encoding c-type cytochrome translates to MRLPRVYWNAVAVLFLAAGQWNAPVFGADEAVLRPRVPADKIEEARTWTNPFPATEEHVEQGKTLFQGKAFCVTCHGRDGKGLGDIEGLRGKLPRNFTDKVWQAARTDGELFWILKNGSPGTDMASFVPLILTEEEAWHVLLYVRSFSRP
- a CDS encoding type II toxin-antitoxin system RelE/ParE family toxin produces the protein MKPVHFVGSSREDLRDLPDEARETAGHQLFKVQQGKEPDDWKPMPTVGSGVNEIRVQDESGAYRVLYLAKFEEAIYVLHVFEKRSQKTPKGDIQLAKGRYADLLKWRKEQG
- a CDS encoding helix-turn-helix transcriptional regulator; this translates as MTRATVTKGSGNVFRDLGFSEEKSAELILKSSLLQALQETIKERGWKQVEAAAQLGIDQAKVSKLLAGQMAGFSIERLVHFLSLLGQDVEVTVRKASRGQRRGTVRMKIAKKLERVAG